CCAGTCCTTTCGATTTGAAATCTCCTCATTGGTGGAGTACCCTCCACAAAAGACAAGAAAGGGGTACATCCACATTCGCTTCGCATGTGGAGTCTTGTTGGAGATCCGCGAGCCTGCCTGCTGCTGCGGCGGGTTTCACTTCTTTCGAGCGGGCTGTAAGAAGCGGACAGGGAGAATTGCAGGTGAATATCGATCAGGGACTGTTTCCGATCCTTTCGGACTGTGTGTTCGATCTCGAGCGAGAAGTGCCCTACGCTTGCGCGCTGGCCTTGCAGCACGAAGGAGAACGCGTCGTATGGCAGAACAAGCGCCAAATCGTGGAAGAAATCCATCCGGTCAAGGGCGTGGTCCTGACTGTATTTACGGGAAAACACTTTATCGAAGCGGCGACCAATGACTTGACCTCCGCAGCATTGAGGAAAGCCACTCGAGATCTCCGTGACATGGCCGGATACGATGGGATCCGATACGACGGTATAGAGGTGGATCCGGGTCCAAAGATGAAAAAGGCCTATCGTGTCGAATGCAAAGACCGTCCCGAGCAGATACCGCTAAACGAGAAGCTGGACGCTCTGGGCGATACGCAGGCCAAACTTCGCGCCATGGATTCGCGAATCGCCGACGCTGTCATACAATATGGGCACACGCGAGACCGGGAAGTATTTGTCAACCGGAACAAGCTCCTCTATCAGCACCTTCGCAGGACCCAGGCCGTGGCTTTGGTCATCGTAAGGGAGGGCGCCAAATCCGCGTCGCTCCATACAGGACACTGCTTTCAGGGAGGCTGGGAACACGCCCACATCAACGAACAAGAACTGGAGAGCCTCGTTTCGGACGGGCTTCTCCAGCTTGCCGCCGATCGTCTGATCCCAGGTACCTACGACGCCATCCTTTCCCCGGAATTCGCCGGACTATTTGCGCACGAGGCTTTCGGTCATGGTACGGAAGCGGACATGTTTCTAAAAAAGCGGTCCATGGGGCAAGCGTATATGGGCAAAGAGGTGGCCTCGCCTCTGGTGAACATGTCGGACGATCCGAGTTTGCCCGGACAAGCGGGATCTTATTTGTTCGACCATGAAGGCGAGATCTCTTCCTGCACCCGCATCCTAGTGGGTGGCATCCTGACACAGGCCCTGACGGACATGAACTCGGCCATGCGGCTGAACCTCCCCCGAACGGCCAATGGAAGGAGGGAATCGTTCGAGCGAAAGGCGTACGCGCGCATGAGCAACACCTTCTTCGAGTCCGGCGGGCATACCCTGGACCAGATGCTTTCCGATATCGACCACGGGTATATGCTGGACCGACCGAGCAACGGCATGGAGGATCCCAAAGGCTGGGGCATTCAGCTCGAAGGATACCTGGCGCGGGAAATCAGGCATGGGAAGTTAACTGGACGCGTGTTCTCTCCGGTTATTGTCACGGGATCCGTCCCGGAGTTGTTGAAATCCATCTCCATGGTTGGGAACAGCGTCAGGATTTCAGGTCTGGGCATGTGCGGCAAAGGCCACAAGGAATGGGTGAAGGTTACGGACGGTGGACCTTATTTGAGACTTCGGGCGCGACTGGGGTGAGTATGGGATTTCCCGGACTTGACGAAATTTTTGTGTTTCTATCCCAGGTGAAACCACTCACCGCCTGGGAAGCACTGGTTGTAAGCTCGTCCGCTTTTCAGGAATTTCGAATAATGGATGAGGTCGAGTGTGTCCGCGAATTGAATTCCGACCGGCTTCTCCTCCGCTTGTATGCAGAGAGGGTATTGGATGGGAAAAGAGTGTTGGGAGAATCTTCCCTCGTGTTGAACCCATTGGACGAATTTCGGTCCCGGGTCCGCCGATCCATTGAAATGGCCGCACTGGTGAAAAACGAGCCTTTCGATTTGCCGGGGCCGGGCCAACACTATTCCGAGGTCGAGACTCATGATCCGACAATGGCGGCCAATCCCTTCCACCACATCGCCACGGTGCGAAAACGGCTCGAGGTCAAGAGCCGGCAAGAACAGGTTGTGCTGAGCTCGTCCGAAGTGTGGATTGAGGAGAAGCGCAGGACTTTCCGCAACTCCCTTGGAATCGAGGCGGGTTATTCGGAGACGGAGCTGTTCGTTGACTTCGTGTGTCTGGCGAAAGACGGCTTGGGACATGAATCGGAAAGCCATGGCTGCAGGAAAGTCCGGAGGCTGCAGGATCTGGATCCTGATTCCATGGTGGCGCGGAACGCCCGTTTCGCTCGCGATACCCTGTCCGCTGAAGAACCTCCTACCGGAGAGTTTGACGTTGTCTTTTCTCACGAAAGCCTGGACAGCCTTTTCAATTATTTTGTGGCCCAATCGGGCGGTCCGGCCGCTTACCATGGTTGGTCCAGGTTTAAGAACGGCGAGCCGGTGGTCTCGGAAGTGGCGGGAGACCGAATCACATTGACCAGCGACCCGGCCCTGCCTGGAGGGCTGAAATCACTTCCTTTTGACGACAACGGTCTTTCGATGCGTCCTGTCAAGGTGATCGAAAACGGTCTTTTATGCCAACGTCCGGTGGAAAAGCGTTATGCCCAATACTTGCGCCTCGAACCCAGCGGAGCTTTTGCAAACGTGGTGATCGAGCCGGGTGCAACCCCTTTCGATTCGTTATTCAATCCGAAACCCGTCCTCCATTGTGTCCGTTTTTCCACTTTCGATCCGGACCCCGTATCAGGGGCGTTCTCCGGCGAAATCAGACTCGGATATTGGCTTACGGACTCCGGCGTGAAGCCGGTCAAAGGCGGATCCGTGAGCGGCGTTATGGAAAACGCGTTCCGACGGGCGACCTTTTCGTCGGAAACAGTTCAAAGGGAAGCCTATCACGGCCCCAAAGGCGTAAAGCTCTGCAATTTAGCCGTGGCAGGCTCTTAGAACGGTATGGTAAAGAGGCCTGGTTTGCTTGCCCTTGGGACGCAGGAGTCCCTGCGAAGGCTCCGGACGCGGCGCGGTTCTGCATGTTCAACTCGAACCCGGACATCGCAGCCTTGAACCAATGACAGGATCCCTGAAAGCGAAAAAGCACGTCAAAAAGACAAAATTGCGCGTTTCAAGGGCTGCGGTTTCAAGAGCGGCGCTGTTTTTCGCTTAACGCACTGATATTCCAAATGTTCTATAGCAAAAGCGCAAGATTTCATAAATATTCCCGCATATAGGAGATATATACAGCAGATCCCCACCGCACGTATCCAGCTTCCTGGTTTTCTTTCCTCAGGTCTCTTGATCTTTTCCGACCGAATTGTTACATAACACCCCCCCTAGTGAGCCGCCACTGGGAATAGTCAATGATGGATTCGGGGGGATCGCTGAAAGGCGACCCCGCTTTTCGGGAGAAGATATGGGAAATTCCAGAGGAGAGTTGAAGGTATTTGCCGGAGGCAGCAACCCGGGCCTGGCCGGCCGCATCTGCGAAACCGTGCGTGTGCCGCTCGGGAAAGCCAAACTTACCAGATTCAGCGACGGCGAGCTGTTTGTCGAGATTCAGGAGAACGTGCGAGGAAGGGATGTGTTCGTGATCCAATCCTCGTGCAATCCGGTCAACGACAACCTGATGGAACTGCTTCTGATGATCGATGCTTTAAAACGCGCCTCGGCCGGCCGGATCACAGCCATGATTCCCTACTACGGCTATGCCCGGCAGGATCGCAAGAACGCTCCGAGAGTCCCTATCAGCGCAAAACTGGTAGCGGATCTCATCAGCGCCGCGGGCGCCGAACGAGTGGTCACCATGGATCTGCACGCCGGGCAGATTCAGGGTTTTTTCAATATTCCAGTGGACAACTTGTACGCCTCCCAGGTGTTTTTCCCCTTTATGCGTGAAGAATTCATGGGTAAGAAAATTGTGGTCGTCTCTCCCGACGCCGGTGGAATGTTACGGGCCCGGGCCTACGGCAAGATCCTCAATACCAAGATTGCGATGATCGACAAACGGAGGCCTGAACCCAACAAAGCCGAAGTCATGCATATTGTCGGTAACGTGGACGGAAACATCTGCATTATACTGGACGATATGGTGGACACGGCGGGCACGCTGTGCGCCGGAGCCCAAGGCCTGGTGGAGAACGGAGCTCAGAAGATCCTGGCGTTCTGCACGCATCCCGTCCTGAGCGGACCGGCCATTCAACGAATCAATGATTCGGTCATCGAAAAAATCTATACGAGCGATACCATACCGTTGAGCGAGGAAGCCGTCAAATGCGCCAAAATCCAAGTGCTCAGCGTGGCCGGGGTGTTTGCTCAGGCGATCATCGGAATTCACAAAGACGATTCCATCTCCACGCTGTTCACGATACAACATTAGAGTCCGGATCGCTTAAACGAGAGCGTCTCAACCTTCTTTTGGAAATATGGCGATAACTGCGGGAATCCGAAGCTGGATGGGTATGGATACGTTTTTCACCGGTGCTCCGGATGACCAGCTTCCGTAAGTCTCGTAGAGAAATTCCGGCGTTTTCACGACCAATTGGGCCTGATGTCCGCCATCCAGCCCCATGGCGTTGTGAAGGTCCAGATCCAAATCGGCGATGAAACCGGTGAAGTCGTGCAGCGTATATCCTCCCTCTGTACACAGCACGACGATCCGCCCATCCTTCAGTGAGGCTAAAGCCGTCCGGTTCGCTATGCGTTCGCTTTCCCTTATTCGCACATTCCCCAAGTGGTCCAACAACATGTAGGATTGGACGGCAAATGAATAGGACCCGCCGGATGGGTCTCCTTGCAGGAATTGGAGGTCTAAAATCCGGGCAACGGAAAGGCCTTCGGACTCCCCGGTCTGGACAAACAAGCCCTTCCATCTTCTGTTGAAAGGCGTGCCATAGTTCTTTCCATCTTTGACCAGCAATCCCATGTGCTTCAGGTCATCGTAGTATTGGCCTGCGTTGAACACCACGAGAGCATCCAGGTATTCTCTCCACTGTCCTGCGTCCAACAAAGCCTGCTCTTTCGATTGGGTGAAGTGAAATGCCTCGAACTTGTACCGAGAGGGATCAATCAATAGCGCGGCCGTATAGCGACTGCCTTTGCGGCAGTATTTCGGATCGTAGATATGGTCGAAGAAAAGCCCGGGAAGAAGTTGTTTCCACCGGACCCCGATGGGTTCGGCGCATAGAACAGAAATCGAGTAGGCCAGGAAAACAAGAACGCCGATGGCGGCCCTGCAAACGGTGTATACGTTTCCTCTCCACTTGCCGGTCAGCTGCGGCATGGATACAACTCCAAGCCTCAAATACCCTGTTCCGCGCCCGTCAGCCCCAGACCTCTCGAATCACCACTAAACGTCACGAAGCTTCGCCCACCCGCGTAACTACGGAATCCACCGCCTTATAAATCTCCTCATCCGTGCCGTAGATCTCTTCCACCGATTGGTGGTCGATCAATTTTTCCACTATGAACGCGGTTAGATAAAGACTCACAAAATTGGGAACCGGAACCACGGTTCGGAACGGCGCCGTCTGGTATTCGATCTCAAAATCCTCGGCGGATACCATTTGGCGAAGGCATAGTTCTAACTGTCTTACAAGCTCACGTCGGTTCGAGGTTGCCACCAGACCTGTATCGAGCAGTCTTTGGGCCAATCGATTGCTCAAGTCCTCGACCTGAGATCGGATTTGTTGGAGTAGTCTTTCCCGACCATGGTCTTTGGACGAATCCAATCTGGAAAGGATCTTCTCCTCACGTAGGTTCGGAAAAAACTCTTTTGCCATTAAGTGCTCCTTAGACCCTTAATAATGCCAGCATATCTGGCGAGTCTTTTTATTTTATTCTCTAACAAACTGAAAAGCAATGACCGATTCTACGCCGGGGTTTCCCGTCCCTCAAAAAAATATCACCGGGAGAAAGGTTCTCATTTCAGGATGTGCGCCCACCAGAGTCCGTAACCCCAGAGGAACCCATTCCCCGAGACATGAATAACGATAGGAGTCCAGAGGCTTCGCGAGTGCTCAAAAGAAAGGGCGCACAATGCTCCTCCGAATACCGCGGGCACGATTCGGGCAGGGCTTATCCCATGCACGGCGGCGAACAAAGTGGCCGTCAGGATCACGACGACCCAAACGGAAAACCTTTTTCGAAGGGCCCCGTACAACAATCCGCGGAACACCAGCTCTTCCACGAAGGGGCTCAGCATGACGGCCACCAATAGGTAGCCCATTCCCGGCCACGGGAGCCTGAACCAGACGCTGTCCGCCGGAAACAGTCTTGGGAGTCTCCCACAGGCGAGGTGAATAACCACCAGAGCCGTCGCTGCGGCACCTCCCAAAACCAAGCTCCAGGCGACTCCCAGACGGACGCCCCTTTTCCAAGTCTCTTTCTGAAAGCCTATTTGCCTCCACTTGAGATAGGGACTCCGAGCCATCGCCACGAGCAAAAGCCCGTCCAGCAAACGCGCCGACGCAGTCACCGACAGGATCCCGTTTATGCTTGGAGGAAACAGCAGGGCCACCCATCTTCCCCATATCCACTCAAGGGCCGCCAACACTACAAAAACGGTCAGCGCCACTGGTATACGAGGTCCGTTCTCTTCCCGCGATTCCGGTTGTTCGGCCATTCCAGATCATCCACTCTCGCTAAGATGCGTCCTGCCGTTGGATCGGAGAGCGCGATAGACAACGTCCCGCACATACCAATCCGTTCTGGTCCGATACGTCCGTCTGAGGGCCCTCACGGCTTCGGATGAATGAAACCGCTCCAGACCGCGCGCACTGGCGCCCGCCACATGAACGCACGAAAGTTCCAGATTGTCGATCAAACGGTTCATCACGGGCTTACCCTCGTTTCCCCGCACCATCCGGGCGGCCCAGTAACGAACGCGTATGTCGGGGTCATTCAGAAGTCGAAGCAGCACTCCCGGATCCCGGAAACCCGATCCCATCGCTTCTCCCAGCAACCGGACGGCCCGCACTTGAGCCCACCCATGTTCGCACAGCGCCAATCGGGTCAGCGTTTCGGCGTCCGCTGGAAACGGAAACAGCAGGTGAAACCCGATCAACAGAACTGCGCCTATCGGTAGAACCGCCTCCCCCACAAGGGAACTCGGCCTCCCTACCAATCGGCCCAATCCACGGACAAGCCGCGTCAATACCCAAGCGGCTCCTCCGATCATGGCGCCGGGTATGCCGACGAAGAGACTCAGCCCTATCCAGAAACAAAGCCCGGCCTTTGAAGCATTCCATTCCTCATGAACCAGCAATTCCGGCAGGAAAGAGATTCGGCTCATTTCTATCCGCTCTTCTCTGCCGGCGCCGGGTTCGCTCACTACCAAGTACGGATGTTCCTTTTTCAGAATCCAGTCCCAATCAGCCTCGGAATCCTCCAACGAACCACCGACCAGAATGACTCCGTTGCGATTCAGAACCCGTTCCAGTTGCCGCCATTCCTGCTCTTCGAACTGCGCCCTTGGCGCCAAGCACAGCGGCTGGGTCTTCCGCGCGGGATGCTTGATCGGTTCGGCCGCCATGAGGGTGTACCGATAATAGAAATCGTTCGCCGGGCGACCCCAGTCATTACTTAGAAGTAATGCGTCCCGGACGGATTTGAAGTCGTGGATTCCCGAGTTCAGAGCGATCAAGGCCGGCAACAGGACGGCTCCCGTGAATCCGGGCAAACGGCGGAGGATTTCCTTCAATTCAGGGATGGTATTCGAGCCGCTCCGGAATAGCCAGATATAGAGCCAGCAGCCCGTACCCAACACAAAAGCGGATTCGCGGAATGCAACTTCATGTCGATTCAGGGAACAGCCTAATGCCGTCATTATGAAAAGCAACAGCAACCACTTCACCGCCCTGCGCGTTCCGGGTCCCCGAAAAAAATACAGCCAGGGGAGGAACAAAACGGGGAGACCCAAGCCCAGGCTGAATGCATAAAAGAGCGCGGCATACGCCGCCGAAGCAACCGACCTCAATTCATCACCCAGTGCGGCCCCGGGTACGGACAGAAGGTTCAGCTGTTCAACGATGGCTTGTCGTTCGAACAAAGCCCGGTTGTTTTCACTCGTCAGAGCGAAACCCAATCCGAAGGAACACGCTACTGAAAGGCAAACACACAGCAGCGCGGAACCGAATGCAGCGCCTCGGATCGCGTTGTTGCCGGTACTCAGATTGCTTCGCATTTGATCAGATTAGCATATACGGGGTAAAGGCGCCATCCGGTATTCCGTGGGCCGATCAAGCGGTGAATGATCCGACCCGGACTCCTCATAACGGGGTTAGGGTGAACGAATCTTCCTTCCTTCGATGATCAAGGATACTTAACCGCTCGAAATACGTTTTCCGAGTCGATTTTTTTCTCAAGTAGTTTTCGATATTGCCGATAAAATAAACAAGAGAGCATCACTTCTCACTCCATCCCCCTTATGCCTCAAGGCTTCCCGACCTGGTTGGGGTCGGCCTTGGGGCCCTTCTTTTTTTGTCCTTGGAGTTGTCCGAAATTTGGAATTCCCGATCCCCGGTTCTGTGTGAGGGTACATTTGCATGAGGCGGCCGATGAGATGGGTAATTACGTAACGGCTGCTACCTTTTTACCCACGGCGAAATTCTACCTGTACATTTAATGGGTTAGACACTTTTTATTCTCTGCGGGCTGTCTCTGTCCCCCCATCCGACACCCTCCCCACCCCCTCTGACGGCCATAACCACTTGACATTGTTTTTTTATTTCCCTACCCTCTTTGGGCACAGGCGTTGCTAAAGGAGAACCGGATTTGCTTGCGGAAC
The Deltaproteobacteria bacterium genome window above contains:
- a CDS encoding TldD/PmbA family protein; translated protein: MNIDQGLFPILSDCVFDLEREVPYACALALQHEGERVVWQNKRQIVEEIHPVKGVVLTVFTGKHFIEAATNDLTSAALRKATRDLRDMAGYDGIRYDGIEVDPGPKMKKAYRVECKDRPEQIPLNEKLDALGDTQAKLRAMDSRIADAVIQYGHTRDREVFVNRNKLLYQHLRRTQAVALVIVREGAKSASLHTGHCFQGGWEHAHINEQELESLVSDGLLQLAADRLIPGTYDAILSPEFAGLFAHEAFGHGTEADMFLKKRSMGQAYMGKEVASPLVNMSDDPSLPGQAGSYLFDHEGEISSCTRILVGGILTQALTDMNSAMRLNLPRTANGRRESFERKAYARMSNTFFESGGHTLDQMLSDIDHGYMLDRPSNGMEDPKGWGIQLEGYLAREIRHGKLTGRVFSPVIVTGSVPELLKSISMVGNSVRISGLGMCGKGHKEWVKVTDGGPYLRLRARLG
- a CDS encoding ribose-phosphate pyrophosphokinase — protein: MGNSRGELKVFAGGSNPGLAGRICETVRVPLGKAKLTRFSDGELFVEIQENVRGRDVFVIQSSCNPVNDNLMELLLMIDALKRASAGRITAMIPYYGYARQDRKNAPRVPISAKLVADLISAAGAERVVTMDLHAGQIQGFFNIPVDNLYASQVFFPFMREEFMGKKIVVVSPDAGGMLRARAYGKILNTKIAMIDKRRPEPNKAEVMHIVGNVDGNICIILDDMVDTAGTLCAGAQGLVENGAQKILAFCTHPVLSGPAIQRINDSVIEKIYTSDTIPLSEEAVKCAKIQVLSVAGVFAQAIIGIHKDDSISTLFTIQH
- a CDS encoding phosphodiester glycosidase family protein, whose protein sequence is MPQLTGKWRGNVYTVCRAAIGVLVFLAYSISVLCAEPIGVRWKQLLPGLFFDHIYDPKYCRKGSRYTAALLIDPSRYKFEAFHFTQSKEQALLDAGQWREYLDALVVFNAGQYYDDLKHMGLLVKDGKNYGTPFNRRWKGLFVQTGESEGLSVARILDLQFLQGDPSGGSYSFAVQSYMLLDHLGNVRIRESERIANRTALASLKDGRIVVLCTEGGYTLHDFTGFIADLDLDLHNAMGLDGGHQAQLVVKTPEFLYETYGSWSSGAPVKNVSIPIQLRIPAVIAIFPKEG
- a CDS encoding CPBP family intramembrane metalloprotease, giving the protein MAEQPESREENGPRIPVALTVFVVLAALEWIWGRWVALLFPPSINGILSVTASARLLDGLLLVAMARSPYLKWRQIGFQKETWKRGVRLGVAWSLVLGGAAATALVVIHLACGRLPRLFPADSVWFRLPWPGMGYLLVAVMLSPFVEELVFRGLLYGALRKRFSVWVVVILTATLFAAVHGISPARIVPAVFGGALCALSFEHSRSLWTPIVIHVSGNGFLWGYGLWWAHILK
- a CDS encoding HEAT repeat domain-containing protein gives rise to the protein MRSNLSTGNNAIRGAAFGSALLCVCLSVACSFGLGFALTSENNRALFERQAIVEQLNLLSVPGAALGDELRSVASAAYAALFYAFSLGLGLPVLFLPWLYFFRGPGTRRAVKWLLLLFIMTALGCSLNRHEVAFRESAFVLGTGCWLYIWLFRSGSNTIPELKEILRRLPGFTGAVLLPALIALNSGIHDFKSVRDALLLSNDWGRPANDFYYRYTLMAAEPIKHPARKTQPLCLAPRAQFEEQEWRQLERVLNRNGVILVGGSLEDSEADWDWILKKEHPYLVVSEPGAGREERIEMSRISFLPELLVHEEWNASKAGLCFWIGLSLFVGIPGAMIGGAAWVLTRLVRGLGRLVGRPSSLVGEAVLPIGAVLLIGFHLLFPFPADAETLTRLALCEHGWAQVRAVRLLGEAMGSGFRDPGVLLRLLNDPDIRVRYWAARMVRGNEGKPVMNRLIDNLELSCVHVAGASARGLERFHSSEAVRALRRTYRTRTDWYVRDVVYRALRSNGRTHLSESG